One region of Polaribacter pectinis genomic DNA includes:
- a CDS encoding amidase family protein: MESQIKKLHQQLVSKEISCTDLVQEKLDLLKQNTHNTVNSLLDSMALELASKVDAKIANGEEIGLLEGIPFGIKDVYMVQGTYTTASSDLLKNYKSSYTATAIQKLLDAGSIPLVKENCDSFGHGSSSENTIFGSVKNAINPDLVGGGSSGGSAVNVAKDFTTFSIGGDTGGSIRQPAGYNKVYGLKPTYGRISRYGLMAYASSTDCVGPIAKSIEDIRIVLNIMSGKDVRDQTTFSSEEIMENTVSNSSTIKTVGYFKNFIESEAISPEIKADFLATIEKIKAKGITVKELDFFNADILVSTYYTLAMAETASNLSRLDGTNYGARIEGENLKDTYSITRSEKFSEESKRRIVGGNQVLSQGFSDEIYLKAQNLRDQISARFSEDFNEVDVILSPVTPANPPKIGDSLNDPLAMYLSDAYTVGFSLGELPTLTIPKGTETGLQITADKKKDAQVLQFANFLNDIL, from the coding sequence ATGGAGTCGCAAATAAAAAAGCTGCATCAGCAATTGGTGTCTAAAGAAATTTCGTGTACAGATTTGGTGCAAGAAAAATTAGATTTATTAAAACAAAATACACATAATACTGTCAATTCTTTGTTGGATTCTATGGCTTTGGAATTGGCTTCTAAAGTAGATGCAAAAATTGCAAATGGCGAAGAAATCGGTCTTTTAGAAGGAATTCCATTTGGAATTAAAGATGTGTATATGGTTCAAGGAACGTACACAACTGCAAGTTCGGATTTGTTGAAAAACTACAAATCTTCTTATACAGCAACTGCAATTCAGAAATTATTAGACGCTGGTTCAATTCCTTTAGTAAAAGAAAATTGCGATAGTTTTGGACATGGTTCCTCTTCTGAAAACACCATTTTTGGTTCGGTTAAAAATGCAATAAATCCCGATTTAGTTGGTGGAGGTTCTTCTGGAGGTTCTGCTGTAAATGTGGCGAAAGATTTTACTACGTTTTCAATTGGTGGCGATACTGGAGGTTCTATTCGTCAGCCAGCAGGTTACAATAAAGTGTATGGTTTAAAACCAACTTACGGACGAATTTCTCGTTACGGATTAATGGCATACGCATCTTCTACAGATTGTGTTGGGCCAATTGCAAAATCTATTGAAGACATTAGAATTGTATTGAATATAATGAGTGGGAAAGATGTTAGAGACCAAACTACTTTTTCTTCGGAAGAAATTATGGAGAATACTGTCTCGAATTCATCAACAATAAAAACAGTTGGTTATTTTAAAAACTTTATTGAAAGTGAAGCAATTTCACCAGAAATAAAAGCTGATTTTTTAGCAACAATTGAAAAAATAAAGGCCAAAGGAATTACAGTTAAAGAATTAGATTTCTTTAATGCTGATATTTTGGTTTCTACATATTATACATTAGCAATGGCAGAAACAGCTTCTAATTTATCTCGTTTAGACGGAACAAATTACGGAGCAAGAATTGAAGGTGAAAATTTAAAAGATACCTATTCAATTACACGATCAGAGAAATTTTCTGAAGAATCGAAACGAAGAATTGTTGGTGGAAACCAAGTTTTATCGCAAGGTTTTTCTGATGAAATTTACTTAAAAGCACAAAATTTAAGAGACCAGATTTCAGCAAGATTTAGTGAAGATTTTAATGAAGTTGATGTTATTTTATCTCCAGTAACTCCTGCTAATCCGCCTAAAATTGGAGATAGTTTAAATGATCCTTTAGCAATGTATTTGTCTGATGCTTATACAGTTGGTTTTAGCTTGGGAGAATTACCAACATTAACGATCCCAAAAGGAACTGAAACAGGATTACAAATTACGGCAGACAAGAAAAAAGATGCACAAGTCTTACAATTTGCGAACTTCTTAAACGATATTTTATAA
- the gyrB gene encoding DNA topoisomerase (ATP-hydrolyzing) subunit B, whose translation MSEENKNNYDASSIQALEGMEHVRMRPSMYIGDVGVRGLHHLVYEVVDNSIDEAMGGYCDTIDVTINEDNSITTKDNGRGIPVGIHKKEGVSALQVVMTKIGAGGKFDKDSYKVSGGLHGVGVSCVNALSDHLRATVHKEGKVWEQEYEKGKALYPVKTIGETDFTGTIVTFLPDTSIFQQSTEYNYETLATRMRELAYLNKGITITLTDKRNTDDEGNFVSETFHSKEGLPEFIKYLDSTREQLIGSVISMEGEKNGIPVEVAMVYNTSYAENLHSYVNNINTHEGGTHLSGFRRGLTGTLKKYADESGLLKNVKFDIAGDDFREGLTAIVSVKVQEPQFEGQTKTKLGNREVTSAVSQAVSEMLTDYLEENPNDAKIIVQKVILAATARHAARKAREMVQRKTVMSIGGLPGKLSDCSETDPAQCEIFLVEGDSAGGTAKQGRDRNFQAILPLRGKILNVEKAMQHKVFENEEIKNMFTALGVSIGTEEDPRALNLSKVRYHKVVIMCDADVDGSHIATLILTFFFRYMREMVEQGYIYIATPPLYLVKKGQKKEYAWDDNQRDIIAQQMGGSVSIQRYKGLGEMNAEQLWDTTMNPEFRTLRKVVIDSPTEADRVFSMLMGDDVPPRRDFIERNAKYANIDV comes from the coding sequence ATGAGCGAAGAAAACAAAAATAATTATGACGCGTCCAGTATTCAGGCATTAGAAGGAATGGAGCACGTAAGAATGCGTCCATCCATGTATATTGGAGACGTTGGCGTACGTGGTTTACACCATTTAGTGTATGAAGTTGTAGATAACTCTATTGATGAAGCAATGGGTGGTTATTGTGATACAATTGATGTTACAATAAACGAAGACAATTCTATTACAACCAAAGATAATGGACGTGGAATTCCTGTTGGAATTCACAAAAAAGAAGGTGTTTCTGCTTTACAAGTAGTAATGACTAAAATTGGTGCTGGTGGTAAATTCGACAAAGATTCTTATAAAGTTTCTGGAGGTTTACATGGTGTTGGTGTAAGTTGTGTAAACGCACTTTCAGACCATTTAAGAGCAACAGTACATAAAGAAGGTAAAGTTTGGGAACAAGAATACGAAAAAGGGAAAGCTTTATATCCTGTTAAAACAATAGGAGAAACAGATTTTACAGGTACAATTGTTACTTTTTTACCAGATACTTCTATTTTTCAGCAATCTACAGAATACAACTATGAAACGCTAGCAACGCGTATGCGTGAATTAGCGTATCTTAATAAAGGTATCACAATCACCCTAACAGATAAAAGAAATACAGATGATGAAGGAAACTTTGTTTCTGAAACATTTCACTCTAAAGAAGGTTTACCTGAATTTATCAAATATTTAGATTCTACTCGTGAGCAATTAATTGGTTCTGTAATTTCTATGGAAGGTGAAAAAAATGGTATTCCTGTGGAAGTTGCCATGGTTTATAACACTTCTTATGCAGAGAATTTACATTCTTATGTAAACAATATTAACACACATGAAGGTGGAACACATTTATCTGGTTTTAGACGTGGTTTAACAGGTACTTTAAAAAAGTATGCAGATGAATCTGGCTTATTGAAAAACGTAAAGTTTGATATTGCTGGAGACGATTTTCGTGAAGGTTTAACTGCAATTGTTTCAGTAAAAGTTCAAGAACCACAATTCGAAGGACAAACAAAAACAAAATTAGGTAACAGAGAAGTTACTTCTGCAGTTTCGCAGGCGGTTTCAGAAATGTTAACAGATTATTTAGAGGAAAACCCGAATGATGCAAAAATAATTGTTCAGAAAGTAATTTTAGCAGCGACTGCAAGACACGCAGCACGTAAAGCCAGAGAAATGGTGCAACGTAAAACTGTAATGTCTATTGGTGGTTTACCTGGTAAATTATCTGACTGTTCAGAAACTGACCCAGCACAATGTGAAATATTCTTGGTTGAGGGAGATTCTGCAGGTGGAACAGCAAAACAAGGTCGTGATCGTAATTTTCAAGCAATTTTACCACTTCGTGGAAAGATTTTAAATGTTGAAAAAGCGATGCAACATAAAGTTTTCGAAAACGAAGAAATAAAAAACATGTTTACTGCTTTGGGAGTTTCTATCGGAACAGAAGAAGACCCAAGAGCTTTAAATTTATCTAAAGTAAGATATCATAAAGTAGTTATAATGTGTGATGCCGATGTTGATGGTTCGCATATTGCTACCTTAATATTAACTTTCTTCTTTAGATATATGAGAGAAATGGTAGAGCAAGGTTATATTTACATTGCAACTCCACCTTTATATTTAGTAAAAAAAGGTCAGAAAAAAGAATATGCTTGGGATGATAATCAACGTGATATAATCGCACAGCAAATGGGAGGATCTGTTTCTATTCAACGTTATAAAGGTCTTGGAGAGATGAATGCAGAGCAATTATGGGACACTACCATGAACCCTGAATTTAGAACTTTAAGAAAAGTGGTTATTGATAGCCCAACAGAAGCAGACAGAGTTTTCTCTATGCTAATGGGAGATGATGTTCCGCCAAGAAGAGATTTTATTGAAAGAAACGCAAAGTATGCAAATATTGATGTGTAA
- the gatB/aspS gene encoding bifunctional amidotransferase subunit GatB/aspartate--tRNA ligase AspS: MELDQIQDALKAHDLELIIGLETHVRLNTNSKLFCSCPNEETEIPNTNICSVCTGQMGVLPAINKEAITKAIYFGKAVKSTFSNEVISWDRKHYEYPDNPKNIQITQFHNPVIPDGEVSCYRNDGSQFTVNLTQVHIEEDAAKLMHEKKISLVDFNKAGVPLIEIVTEPCIRNIEDASTYAQYIQRIVQNLGISEANLEKGEFKSDVSVSLRKKHTYNLNPRTEIKNLNSFKFMVDALKEEIEKQLNYYTEHKEFRPDQTTVLWDADLKQTKTMRKKEFEADYRFISEPDIPFVSIKDVVNSIKIDASALPHAVESVLIKGGVLPQDAKFFTADAIRSKTFMTINNALQDPSFVAKTLVNNIGAEEYENIHDINHLIEIFELFKADKITSVLVQNGITSYLKDRTFDFKKYFDDNTISEAQIFEAIEKVISENEAIANDIKAGNQGKAGILVGKVIAIIGKGASGKVIRTGILEQLAGEKAGSGKMEVGSNKSEGGSGKLEAGSESKFEKEEELPEIPIVIKEEYRTHKISQLSEESITEKVTLSGWVSSVRDHGELMFIDLRDSSNQVFQVRLSRESFPNLDELVKLKPESVISVTGVVVQRNEDDYNAGLRTGKLELETSDLEILNLSKTLPFEIKRATKSNETVRFQYKFLDHRNDDVRRAIVNRHKVIKLLRDILDEEEFLEIETPILTAGTDEGAREFIVPTRKQSGSFYTLPQAPQQFKQMLMVGGFEKYFQIARCFRDEDSRGDRQPEFTQLDIEMAYASMQQIIDLNTKMFNEVVRKIYGKKWILHPFEVITYKDAMDKYGCDRPDLRYGLQMQDITDIVKDTTFQVFSKPIEEGGIVKCIKVSAKEQGNKRMSKGQIENLTAIAQQNGLGGLAYIIVNENDLQSPIIKFLGEEIAANIIKTTNAQIGDIVFFSAADYATANKALDAVRQEMGRILKLINPKELKPAWVVDFPMFEKTDEGRWTFTHNPFSMPAVYDLEKHMTGNDDEIGTIIAQQYDLILNGYEIGGGSVRAHKAEILEATYKNMGYDKEGMLKSVGTMYKAFQYGAPPHGGIAWGIDRLMMILEKKASIREVMAFPKTGSSEDLLFNAPSILSDKKVEEMNVRIIKK; the protein is encoded by the coding sequence ATGGAATTAGATCAAATACAAGATGCTTTAAAAGCACACGATTTAGAATTAATTATCGGTTTAGAAACGCACGTTCGTTTAAATACAAACTCAAAATTATTTTGTTCTTGCCCCAATGAAGAAACTGAAATTCCTAACACAAATATTTGTTCCGTTTGTACAGGTCAAATGGGAGTTTTGCCAGCAATTAACAAAGAAGCAATTACAAAGGCGATTTATTTCGGAAAAGCAGTAAAATCTACTTTTTCTAACGAAGTTATTTCTTGGGACAGAAAACATTATGAATATCCTGATAATCCAAAGAATATTCAAATTACGCAGTTTCATAATCCTGTGATTCCAGATGGAGAAGTTTCTTGTTATAGAAACGATGGTTCTCAATTCACTGTGAATTTAACGCAAGTGCATATTGAAGAAGATGCCGCAAAATTAATGCACGAAAAGAAGATTTCGTTAGTCGATTTTAACAAAGCTGGAGTTCCCTTAATTGAAATTGTAACTGAACCCTGTATCAGAAATATTGAAGATGCTTCAACGTATGCACAATATATTCAGCGAATTGTTCAGAATTTAGGAATTTCGGAAGCGAATTTAGAAAAAGGGGAATTCAAATCGGATGTTTCTGTTTCACTTCGAAAAAAACACACTTATAATTTAAATCCAAGAACGGAAATCAAAAACCTGAATTCTTTCAAGTTTATGGTGGATGCTTTAAAGGAAGAAATTGAGAAACAACTTAATTATTATACAGAACATAAAGAATTTAGACCAGACCAAACAACGGTTTTGTGGGATGCAGATTTAAAGCAAACCAAAACAATGCGTAAAAAGGAATTTGAAGCAGATTATCGTTTTATTTCTGAACCAGATATTCCTTTTGTTTCGATAAAAGACGTAGTAAATTCTATAAAAATTGATGCAAGTGCTTTGCCTCACGCAGTTGAGTCTGTATTAATTAAAGGCGGAGTTTTACCACAAGATGCCAAGTTTTTTACTGCAGATGCCATTCGTTCTAAAACATTTATGACCATAAATAATGCTTTGCAAGATCCGTCTTTTGTGGCAAAAACGTTGGTAAATAATATTGGTGCAGAGGAATATGAAAATATTCACGATATCAATCATTTAATTGAGATTTTTGAGCTTTTTAAGGCTGATAAAATAACGTCTGTTTTAGTTCAAAACGGAATTACATCCTATTTAAAAGACAGAACTTTTGACTTTAAAAAGTATTTTGATGACAATACAATTTCTGAAGCTCAAATTTTTGAAGCTATCGAAAAAGTAATTTCAGAAAATGAAGCCATCGCAAACGATATTAAAGCAGGAAACCAAGGGAAAGCAGGAATTCTTGTTGGAAAAGTAATTGCAATTATTGGAAAAGGAGCTTCTGGGAAAGTGATTCGTACTGGTATATTGGAGCAACTTGCAGGAGAAAAAGCTGGAAGTGGGAAGATGGAAGTTGGAAGTAATAAATCTGAAGGTGGAAGTGGGAAGTTGGAAGCTGGAAGTGAATCGAAATTTGAAAAAGAAGAGGAATTACCAGAAATCCCTATTGTTATAAAAGAAGAATACAGAACCCATAAAATATCTCAATTATCAGAAGAATCTATCACAGAAAAAGTAACATTATCTGGTTGGGTTTCAAGTGTAAGAGATCATGGAGAATTGATGTTTATCGATTTACGAGATTCAAGCAATCAAGTTTTTCAAGTTCGTTTGAGTAGAGAGTCTTTCCCTAATTTAGATGAATTAGTGAAGTTGAAACCAGAATCGGTAATTTCTGTAACAGGAGTTGTCGTTCAAAGAAATGAAGACGATTACAATGCAGGTTTAAGAACTGGTAAATTAGAATTAGAAACTTCTGATTTAGAGATATTAAACCTTTCTAAAACATTGCCTTTTGAAATAAAAAGAGCAACAAAATCGAATGAAACAGTTCGTTTTCAATATAAATTTTTAGACCACAGAAATGATGATGTTCGTAGAGCCATTGTAAATCGTCATAAAGTAATTAAACTATTACGTGACATTTTAGATGAAGAGGAATTTTTAGAAATTGAAACTCCTATTTTAACTGCAGGAACAGATGAAGGTGCAAGAGAATTTATTGTGCCAACAAGAAAACAATCTGGTTCTTTTTACACGTTACCACAAGCGCCACAACAATTTAAGCAAATGCTAATGGTGGGTGGATTTGAAAAATATTTTCAAATTGCACGTTGTTTTAGAGATGAAGATTCACGTGGAGACAGACAACCAGAATTTACACAATTAGATATCGAAATGGCGTACGCAAGTATGCAACAAATCATAGATTTAAACACCAAAATGTTTAATGAAGTGGTGCGTAAAATTTATGGTAAAAAATGGATTTTGCATCCTTTTGAAGTTATTACTTATAAAGATGCCATGGATAAATATGGTTGTGACAGACCAGATTTACGTTACGGATTGCAAATGCAAGACATTACAGATATTGTAAAAGATACTACTTTTCAGGTTTTTAGCAAACCAATTGAAGAAGGTGGAATTGTAAAATGTATTAAGGTTTCTGCGAAAGAACAAGGAAACAAAAGAATGTCTAAAGGTCAGATTGAAAACTTGACAGCTATTGCACAACAAAATGGTTTAGGTGGTTTGGCTTACATTATTGTAAATGAAAACGATTTACAATCGCCAATTATTAAATTTTTAGGTGAAGAAATTGCCGCAAACATTATCAAAACAACCAATGCTCAAATTGGTGATATTGTATTTTTCTCTGCTGCAGATTATGCAACTGCCAACAAAGCTTTGGATGCTGTTCGTCAAGAAATGGGACGAATTTTAAAGTTGATAAATCCGAAAGAATTAAAACCAGCTTGGGTGGTAGATTTCCCAATGTTTGAAAAAACAGACGAAGGAAGATGGACGTTTACGCACAATCCTTTTTCGATGCCAGCAGTATATGATTTAGAAAAACACATGACTGGAAATGATGATGAAATCGGAACAATAATCGCACAACAATACGATTTAATCTTAAATGGTTACGAAATTGGTGGAGGTTCCGTTCGTGCGCACAAAGCAGAAATTTTAGAAGCAACCTATAAAAATATGGGTTATGATAAAGAAGGAATGCTAAAAAGTGTAGGAACAATGTACAAAGCATTCCAATATGGAGCGCCACCACATGGAGGAATTGCTTGGGGAATTGACAGATTAATGATGATTTTAGAAAAGAAAGCTTCTATTAGAGAAGTTATGGCGTTTCCAAAAACAGGTTCATCCGAAGATTTATTATTTAATGCACCTTCTATTTTATCAGATAAAAAAGTGGAGGAAATGAATGTGAGGATTATTAAAAAATAA
- a CDS encoding DUF6588 family protein: MKKSILIFLGVFALTFNAKAQDGFEGYLLADNNDRGKLIDAYIDPAMKGLIYGMNNGWYHTAKVHKPFGFDISIGLNASIVPEADEMFTLSGLTSVNTGSITAASVAGSEDNTPLTTVNFVENGTTYSTTFNAPGGVKESLPLNAVPAPAVQLSLGLPAKFEVSLRLVPKVGSDDVKGNLFGLGLKKEITSWFGPMDKTPLHVSLLAAYTTMTVDYNINSSGDVSVQDGLAEFKLNAYTVQAVASLNFPIINIYGGIGYGSGNSTLKMLGDYTLSYGALSRTISDPINSEFNAGGFRTTIGTRLSLGFLKIFGSYTLQEYNTANLGVAISIR, translated from the coding sequence ATGAAAAAATCTATTTTAATTTTTTTAGGCGTTTTCGCCTTAACGTTTAATGCAAAGGCACAAGATGGTTTTGAAGGGTATCTTTTAGCCGATAATAATGATAGAGGTAAACTTATTGATGCTTATATAGACCCAGCAATGAAAGGTTTAATTTATGGTATGAATAACGGTTGGTATCACACTGCAAAAGTGCACAAACCTTTTGGTTTTGATATTTCTATTGGTTTAAATGCATCTATTGTTCCAGAAGCAGATGAGATGTTCACTTTATCAGGTTTAACATCTGTTAATACAGGTTCAATAACAGCAGCTAGTGTTGCTGGATCAGAAGACAATACACCACTTACAACTGTTAATTTTGTAGAAAATGGTACCACATATAGTACAACTTTTAATGCACCAGGAGGGGTAAAAGAAAGTTTACCTTTAAATGCAGTTCCTGCACCAGCAGTTCAATTAAGTTTAGGTTTACCTGCAAAATTTGAAGTTAGTTTACGTTTAGTACCTAAAGTTGGTTCAGATGATGTGAAAGGAAATTTATTTGGTCTTGGATTAAAAAAAGAAATTACTAGTTGGTTTGGTCCAATGGATAAAACACCTTTACATGTTTCTCTTTTAGCTGCTTATACAACTATGACAGTTGATTATAATATAAATAGTAGTGGAGATGTTTCTGTGCAAGATGGGTTAGCTGAATTTAAATTAAATGCCTACACTGTTCAAGCAGTTGCTTCTTTGAATTTTCCAATTATAAATATTTATGGAGGAATAGGTTATGGTTCTGGGAATTCTACACTTAAAATGTTAGGTGATTATACTTTAAGTTATGGGGCACTTTCGAGAACAATATCAGATCCAATAAATTCTGAATTTAATGCAGGTGGTTTTAGAACTACTATTGGTACAAGATTAAGCTTAGGGTTTTTAAAAATATTTGGTAGTTATACATTGCAAGAATACAATACAGCTAATTTAGGAGTTGCTATAAGTATTAGATAA
- the recQ gene encoding DNA helicase RecQ, which yields MKKQTHALLNNVFGYENFRPLQEEIINRTIEGKDSFVLMPTGGGKSMCFQIPALLFDGITVVVSPLISLMKDQVQALKSNGIKADFFNSSISVQEENQVITKAINGDLQLLYLSPEKLLSVSNTWLKQLNIKLVAVDEAHCVSMWGHDFRPEYTQLKVFRNSLPNVPFMALTATADKSARKDIEEQLGLQKSKLFISSFDRKNLSIEVRGQVQKKKKLQEIVSFINRRKNESGIIYCLSRKNTEEVAIHLKELGHSVAFYHAGMDNEDREKTQTDFINDDTKIIVATIAFGMGIDKSNVRFVIHYNLPKNLEGYYQEIGRAGRDGLPSETLLYYNMRDFVLYSQFAEEGANSVMQKEKLNRMLQFAEAKSCRRKILLSYFGEHLTENCGNCDVCANPPKDFDGTIITQKALSGIARMGEKDGITMLINVLRGSNNADIHSKQYFNLKTYGIGKDVSFFNWRDYIIQMANQGLIEIMYAESSALKITPIGWKVLKGEKTIRLTTPISIDEKKKIKKTVKTVIEGETNKDLFTELKKLRYAISKEEKMPAYIVFSDKSLKLMASELPTTENEFLSISGVGMNKMEKYGDEFMNIIRKYKNVAKPRKTPTTLKTFSLYKEGLTPKEIAEERDLSITTIFSHLSQLYSEGKNIDLEQFVSKETIDKVRVAFHEFDRKIELKPIYEKLNEEVSYSEIRISITLILKNE from the coding sequence TTGAAAAAACAGACTCACGCTTTATTAAATAATGTTTTCGGTTATGAGAACTTTCGTCCTTTACAAGAGGAAATTATCAATAGAACCATAGAAGGAAAAGACAGTTTTGTATTAATGCCAACTGGTGGTGGAAAATCGATGTGTTTTCAAATTCCAGCGTTGCTTTTTGATGGAATTACTGTGGTGGTTTCTCCGTTGATTTCTTTAATGAAAGATCAAGTACAAGCTTTAAAATCAAACGGAATTAAAGCTGATTTTTTTAATAGCTCCATTTCTGTACAAGAAGAAAACCAAGTCATTACAAAAGCTATTAATGGCGATTTACAACTTTTATATTTATCACCCGAAAAACTACTATCAGTTAGTAATACCTGGCTAAAACAACTAAATATAAAGTTAGTTGCTGTTGATGAAGCACATTGCGTAAGTATGTGGGGCCATGATTTTAGACCAGAATATACACAGTTAAAAGTATTTAGAAATTCGCTTCCAAATGTACCTTTTATGGCATTAACTGCTACTGCTGATAAATCGGCAAGAAAAGATATAGAAGAGCAATTAGGTTTACAGAAATCCAAATTATTTATTTCTTCTTTTGATAGAAAAAACTTAAGTATTGAAGTCCGTGGACAAGTTCAAAAAAAGAAAAAATTACAAGAAATTGTCAGTTTTATAAATCGAAGAAAAAACGAAAGTGGTATTATTTATTGTTTGAGTAGAAAAAATACTGAAGAAGTTGCCATTCACTTAAAAGAACTTGGACATTCTGTTGCTTTTTATCATGCAGGAATGGACAATGAAGACAGAGAAAAAACACAAACTGATTTTATAAATGATGATACAAAAATAATTGTTGCTACGATTGCTTTTGGAATGGGAATTGACAAATCGAACGTTCGTTTTGTAATTCATTATAATTTACCGAAAAACCTTGAAGGTTATTATCAAGAAATAGGAAGAGCAGGAAGAGATGGTCTGCCATCTGAAACTTTGCTTTATTATAATATGAGAGATTTTGTTTTGTATAGTCAGTTTGCAGAAGAAGGCGCAAATTCTGTAATGCAAAAAGAAAAACTCAATAGAATGCTTCAATTTGCAGAAGCAAAATCATGTAGAAGAAAAATATTATTATCTTATTTTGGGGAACATTTAACCGAAAATTGTGGCAATTGTGATGTTTGTGCAAACCCGCCCAAAGATTTTGATGGTACTATTATAACTCAAAAAGCATTATCTGGAATTGCAAGAATGGGCGAAAAAGACGGAATTACTATGCTGATTAATGTCTTAAGAGGAAGTAATAATGCAGATATTCACTCAAAACAGTATTTCAACCTAAAAACGTATGGAATAGGAAAAGATGTTTCTTTTTTTAATTGGCGAGATTACATCATTCAAATGGCAAATCAAGGTTTAATAGAAATAATGTACGCAGAGAGTTCTGCTTTAAAAATAACACCTATTGGATGGAAAGTTTTAAAAGGAGAAAAAACAATCCGATTAACAACTCCAATAAGTATTGATGAAAAAAAGAAAATTAAAAAAACGGTAAAAACTGTAATTGAAGGCGAAACAAATAAAGACTTATTTACCGAACTAAAAAAATTAAGATATGCTATTTCTAAAGAAGAAAAAATGCCGGCTTATATTGTTTTCAGTGATAAATCATTAAAGTTAATGGCGAGCGAACTTCCAACAACCGAAAACGAGTTTTTATCAATTTCTGGTGTAGGAATGAACAAAATGGAAAAGTATGGAGATGAATTTATGAACATTATTCGAAAATATAAAAATGTTGCGAAGCCAAGAAAAACGCCTACAACATTAAAGACATTCAGTTTATATAAAGAAGGATTGACACCCAAAGAAATTGCTGAAGAAAGAGATTTATCTATTACTACTATTTTTTCGCATTTGTCGCAATTATATTCCGAAGGAAAAAATATTGATTTAGAACAATTTGTCAGTAAAGAAACAATAGATAAAGTACGCGTTGCTTTTCATGAATTTGACCGAAAAATAGAGCTAAAACCGATTTACGAAAAATTAAACGAAGAAGTTTCCTATTCAGAAATTAGAATAAGTATTACCCTTATTTTAAAAAATGAATAA
- the mdh gene encoding malate dehydrogenase: MKVTVVGAGAVGASCAEYIAIKDFASEVVLLDIKEGYAEGKAMDLMQTASLNGFDTKITGSTNDYSKTANSNICVITSGIPRKPGMTREELIGINAGIVKTVSSNLIEHSPNTIIIVVSNPMDTMTYLVHKTTGLPKNRIIGMGGALDSARFKYRLAEALGAPISDVDGMVIGGHSDKGMVPLTRLATRNSVPVSEFISAERLDQVMQDTKVGGATLTGLLGTSAWYAPGAAVSGMVQAIACDTKKIFPCSSLLDGEFGLSDLCIGVPVVLGKDGIEKIVEINLSDAEKAHLQESAEGVSKTNGLLEL, encoded by the coding sequence ATGAAAGTTACAGTAGTTGGAGCAGGAGCAGTAGGGGCAAGTTGTGCAGAATACATCGCAATTAAAGATTTTGCTTCTGAAGTTGTTTTGTTAGACATTAAAGAAGGATATGCAGAAGGAAAAGCAATGGACTTAATGCAAACTGCTTCTTTAAATGGTTTTGATACTAAAATTACAGGAAGTACAAACGATTATTCTAAAACAGCAAATTCTAATATTTGTGTAATTACTTCTGGTATACCAAGAAAACCTGGTATGACTCGTGAAGAATTAATAGGAATTAACGCAGGAATTGTAAAAACAGTTTCTTCAAACTTAATTGAGCATTCTCCAAATACAATTATAATTGTGGTTTCTAATCCTATGGATACTATGACTTATTTAGTTCATAAAACTACAGGTTTACCAAAAAACAGAATTATTGGTATGGGTGGAGCATTAGATTCAGCTCGTTTTAAATACAGATTGGCAGAAGCTTTAGGAGCACCTATCTCTGATGTTGATGGAATGGTAATTGGTGGTCATTCTGATAAAGGAATGGTGCCTTTAACAAGATTGGCAACAAGAAATTCTGTGCCAGTTTCAGAATTTATTTCGGCAGAAAGATTAGATCAAGTGATGCAAGACACGAAAGTTGGTGGAGCTACATTAACAGGTTTGTTAGGTACTTCTGCTTGGTATGCTCCTGGAGCAGCAGTTTCTGGAATGGTACAAGCAATTGCATGTGATACAAAAAAGATATTCCCTTGTTCTTCTTTATTAGATGGAGAATTTGGTTTGAGCGATTTATGTATTGGAGTTCCTGTTGTTTTAGGTAAAGACGGAATTGAAAAAATTGTTGAAATCAATTTATCTGATGCAGAAAAAGCACATTTACAAGAATCTGCTGAAGGTGTTTCTAAAACAAACGGATTGTTAGAATTATAA